A genomic region of uncultured Paludibaculum sp. contains the following coding sequences:
- a CDS encoding sensor histidine kinase codes for MDSARSSSVHKLRAILLVSFSGLLGLLLFSGLDGLGVLGRLHDEEQQARRAFLVRNATLTQLRAGLLEYWQALDRCIAQNGWDDPGRDQEFIRLFSAVEGALSHYPNDGPVEEQNLIELLHSALDQHQAVVRGFVGHSDLPALATGSIVLAGKVQILEISEEISRVNRRMLEESGYRLLARFDTLQGRLRTLLLVTLLSGLLLAAGSFLYIARLEREVDERSFELGQLSSRLVQAHEEERRSISRELHDEVGQSLGALLVDAGRLGSLVPEQDEQARGYVAHIKSVAERTLQSVRNIALLLRPSMLDDLGLVPALEWQAREVSRHGEMEVEVHADDLPDDLPDDQKTCIYRVVQEALNNAARHAAARQATVTLHYRDDKLELIVADDGRGFEPKTTRGMGILGMDERVKRLGGSLSIQSTPGNGTTLRAELPWRRPEGPAKPVD; via the coding sequence ATGGATAGCGCCCGATCTTCTTCCGTTCACAAGCTGCGCGCCATCCTTCTTGTCAGCTTCAGCGGCCTGCTGGGGCTGCTTCTCTTTTCCGGGTTGGATGGCTTGGGCGTGCTCGGCCGGCTGCACGATGAAGAGCAGCAGGCACGCCGGGCTTTTCTGGTGCGCAACGCTACCCTGACACAGCTTCGCGCCGGCCTGCTTGAGTATTGGCAAGCTCTCGACCGCTGCATCGCACAGAACGGCTGGGATGATCCGGGCCGCGACCAGGAGTTCATCCGCCTCTTCTCCGCCGTCGAAGGCGCACTCAGTCACTATCCGAACGACGGGCCGGTGGAGGAGCAGAATCTGATCGAACTGCTCCATTCCGCGCTGGATCAGCATCAGGCCGTCGTCCGCGGATTCGTCGGTCACAGCGACTTGCCGGCCTTGGCCACCGGCAGCATCGTATTAGCCGGGAAAGTACAGATCCTGGAAATCTCCGAGGAGATCAGCCGGGTCAACCGCCGCATGCTGGAGGAGTCGGGCTACCGCCTGCTGGCCCGCTTCGACACCCTGCAGGGCCGCCTGCGCACTCTGTTGCTGGTCACGTTGCTCTCCGGGTTGCTGCTGGCCGCTGGTAGTTTCCTCTACATCGCCCGTCTGGAGCGCGAGGTGGACGAACGTTCGTTTGAACTCGGCCAGTTGTCCTCCCGCCTCGTCCAGGCCCATGAAGAGGAGCGGCGCTCCATCTCGCGGGAGCTACATGACGAAGTGGGCCAGTCGCTCGGCGCCCTGCTGGTGGATGCGGGACGCCTCGGATCTCTGGTGCCGGAGCAGGACGAACAAGCGCGCGGCTACGTCGCCCATATCAAGTCGGTGGCGGAACGCACGCTGCAATCCGTGCGAAACATCGCCCTGCTGTTGCGGCCCTCCATGCTTGACGATTTAGGGCTCGTTCCGGCCCTCGAATGGCAGGCCCGCGAAGTCTCCCGCCATGGAGAGATGGAGGTGGAAGTCCATGCCGACGACCTGCCGGATGACCTTCCCGACGACCAGAAGACCTGTATCTACCGCGTCGTCCAGGAGGCCTTGAACAATGCGGCCCGCCACGCCGCCGCCCGCCAGGCAACCGTCACGCTCCACTACCGCGACGACAAACTCGAGCTCATCGTCGCCGACGACGGCCGCGGTTTCGAACCCAAAACCACCCGGGGCATGGGGATTCTCGGCATGGATGAACGGGTCAAACGCCTGGGCGGTTCGCTCTCCATTCAATCCACACCAGGCAACGGTACAACCCTGCGCGCGGAGCTACCCTGGCGGCGGCCGGAAGGCCCGGCGAAACCTGTAGACTAA
- a CDS encoding response regulator transcription factor, with product MASIRVLLADDHKLMRSGLRLLVEQQPEFRVVGEAGDGRQAVALAMELKPDIAVLDIGMPELNGIEAARQITEQLPETAVVILSMHSDESYVLRALKAGARGYLLKDSAEADLAQAILAVREGKSFFSPAVSQVLLEDYLRKLRKTGAEDSYELLSPREREILQLVAEGKSSKEVANLLNLSVYTVETHRANLMRKLNLKSMPELILYAVRKGVIS from the coding sequence ATGGCGAGCATACGAGTCCTGTTGGCCGACGACCACAAACTCATGCGTTCCGGCCTGCGGCTGCTGGTGGAGCAACAGCCCGAGTTCCGCGTAGTGGGCGAAGCGGGCGACGGCCGCCAGGCCGTGGCGCTGGCCATGGAGTTGAAGCCCGACATTGCCGTGCTCGACATCGGCATGCCCGAGTTGAACGGCATCGAAGCCGCCCGACAGATCACTGAGCAACTGCCCGAGACCGCCGTGGTCATTCTCAGCATGCACTCGGACGAGTCCTACGTGTTGCGCGCCCTGAAGGCCGGGGCCCGCGGTTACCTGCTTAAGGACTCCGCCGAAGCGGATCTGGCCCAAGCCATACTGGCGGTCCGGGAAGGCAAGTCCTTCTTCAGCCCTGCCGTTAGTCAAGTCCTGCTGGAGGACTACCTCCGCAAGCTGCGCAAAACCGGGGCCGAAGACTCGTACGAGTTGCTTTCACCCAGGGAACGGGAGATCCTGCAACTCGTGGCCGAGGGCAAGTCCAGCAAAGAAGTGGCGAATCTGCTGAACCTGAGCGTCTACACCGTGGAGACCCACCGCGCCAACCTGATGAGGAAGCTCAACCTCAAGAGCATGCCCGAACTCATCCTCTACGCCGTGCGCAAGGGCGTCATTTCCTGA
- a CDS encoding DegQ family serine endoprotease, whose protein sequence is MMKNWKNRTGLAVVFASALVLGGLGTAYASKVLASSNPPATLKLADANEGPSRLSFAPIVKRAYPTVVNISSSKVVRTPTSMSGAMPMDPFFEQFFGRGFGGRAIPKERREQSLGSGVIVSPEGYIITNNHVVDGATDVKVMLSDKRELKARVVGTDAKTDVAVLKVDAGSLPYITIADSAKVQVGDFALAIGNPFGVGQTVTMGIVSATGRGNLGIEDYEDFIQTDAPINPGNSGGALVNERGELVGINTAILSHGSGGNQGIGFAIPSNLVRQVMDSILKDGKVTRAYLGIVPQDVTPAMMQAFNVKDSRGALVGDVTADGPAAKSGLQKGDIITEVNGAPIDDSNQLRNRISMMPVDSQAKLKVLRDGVEKSITVTLGALPTREERASNDKPGGDSNLNGIQVENLTANAARELGISPNTQGVVVSDVDPDSPAADSGLRPGDIIQEVNRQPVRNVADFNRAVQKSGKNPLLLVNRGGNTLYVAV, encoded by the coding sequence ATGATGAAGAATTGGAAAAATCGAACCGGTCTAGCTGTCGTATTTGCGTCGGCCCTGGTCCTGGGCGGCCTCGGAACTGCATACGCGTCCAAGGTTCTGGCTTCGTCCAACCCGCCCGCAACCCTCAAACTGGCCGATGCCAACGAAGGCCCCAGTAGACTGAGCTTTGCGCCGATCGTCAAGAGGGCCTACCCAACCGTGGTCAACATCTCGTCATCTAAGGTGGTCCGCACTCCGACAAGTATGTCTGGCGCGATGCCCATGGATCCGTTCTTCGAGCAGTTCTTTGGCCGCGGCTTTGGCGGACGCGCGATCCCGAAAGAGCGGCGGGAGCAGAGCCTCGGCTCCGGGGTCATTGTCAGCCCCGAAGGCTATATCATTACCAACAATCACGTCGTCGACGGCGCCACCGACGTCAAAGTGATGCTATCGGACAAGCGCGAACTGAAGGCACGCGTCGTAGGAACCGACGCGAAGACTGACGTCGCTGTACTGAAAGTGGACGCCGGCAGCCTGCCCTACATCACCATCGCCGATTCCGCCAAGGTACAGGTAGGAGATTTCGCCCTCGCCATCGGCAATCCCTTCGGCGTCGGCCAGACCGTCACCATGGGCATCGTCAGCGCCACCGGACGCGGCAATCTCGGCATTGAAGACTATGAGGACTTTATCCAGACCGACGCCCCCATCAACCCGGGCAACTCGGGCGGCGCACTGGTGAACGAACGTGGGGAGCTGGTGGGCATCAACACCGCCATCTTGTCCCACGGCTCCGGAGGGAACCAGGGCATTGGTTTCGCCATTCCTTCGAATCTCGTCCGCCAGGTGATGGACAGCATCCTGAAGGATGGCAAAGTGACCCGTGCCTATCTGGGGATCGTGCCCCAGGACGTGACTCCAGCCATGATGCAGGCCTTCAACGTCAAGGACAGCCGGGGTGCCCTGGTAGGTGACGTGACCGCCGACGGCCCCGCGGCCAAGAGCGGATTGCAGAAAGGCGACATCATCACGGAAGTGAATGGCGCGCCCATCGACGACAGCAACCAGTTGCGGAACAGGATCTCGATGATGCCGGTCGACTCCCAGGCCAAGCTGAAGGTCCTGCGCGATGGCGTGGAGAAGAGCATCACCGTGACCCTCGGTGCGCTGCCGACAAGGGAAGAGCGCGCCTCCAACGACAAGCCCGGCGGCGACTCCAATCTGAACGGCATCCAGGTGGAGAATCTCACGGCCAATGCGGCCCGCGAACTCGGGATCTCCCCCAACACCCAGGGCGTTGTGGTTTCCGACGTCGATCCTGACAGCCCGGCGGCCGATTCTGGTCTTCGGCCCGGGGACATCATCCAGGAAGTGAACCGGCAACCCGTGCGGAATGTAGCTGATTTCAACCGCGCGGTCCAGAAGTCGGGCAAGAATCCTCTTCTCCTCGTGAACCGTGGAGGCAACACCCTGTACGTGGCGGTGTAG
- a CDS encoding RNA-binding protein: MLLDCAAEPAEIRPAPSSPPSTSRLQGVNLKNIFVGNLDFGASEESIRTLFSSYGNVDRVSIVTDRETGRSRGFAFVEMSDSGEADRAIDALNGYNMGGRALNVNEARPKTNSGGGGGGGYRQRREPRW, translated from the coding sequence TTGCTACTTGATTGTGCCGCAGAACCGGCCGAGATCCGTCCCGCCCCGTCGAGCCCGCCTTCAACTAGTCGACTGCAAGGAGTTAACTTGAAGAATATTTTCGTCGGTAACCTGGATTTCGGCGCTTCCGAAGAGTCCATTCGCACCCTGTTTTCGTCGTACGGCAACGTCGACCGCGTTAGCATTGTCACCGATCGTGAGACTGGCCGCTCCCGCGGCTTTGCCTTTGTGGAAATGAGCGATTCCGGCGAAGCCGATCGCGCCATTGACGCTTTGAACGGCTACAACATGGGCGGTCGCGCCCTCAACGTCAACGAAGCCCGTCCGAAGACCAACAGCGGCGGCGGCGGTGGTGGTGGCTATCGTCAACGTCGCGAACCCCGCTGGTAG
- a CDS encoding acetolactate synthase large subunit, producing the protein MNGAECLLRTLLANGIDLCLMNPGTSEMQFVAALDRVPGMRGVLCLQEGVCSGAADGYARMTGRPAATLLHLGPGLANGLSNFHNARKARSPILNIVGEHSTQHLRYDAPLTADVEAFARPVSGWVRTLAFAGNMGAVAAQAIRAAYGPPGQVASLIIPADHSWSPAGAPGPAVQKPTRAVPSVDRIRTILNEPGVALLLGGSALSEQGLLAASRLGIPVFLNRNSGRIPRGAPWSPAQRVPYFPELAEALLAGIRHMILVEAEAPVSFFGYPNRRSTMAPEDCVFHTLAAQNEDGVAALEALGAGFPAPALPRPAPLKLPADGPLTPDTIGAAIAALLPENAIVSDEMVSSSEPVHLHLERAPAHDLLPVTGGSIGQGLPVAVGAALACPDRKVIALEADGSGLYTPQSLWTMAREHLDVTVVIFANRRYRILDVEMKRTGTTVIGPRADELVDLTRPDIDWRKLGESFGVESVSATSTSEFVDHLRAAMNRKGPFLIEAVLACE; encoded by the coding sequence ATGAATGGCGCCGAATGCCTCCTCCGCACCCTGCTCGCCAACGGAATCGATCTGTGCCTGATGAATCCCGGCACCTCCGAGATGCAGTTCGTCGCCGCGCTCGATCGGGTACCCGGCATGCGCGGCGTCCTTTGTTTGCAGGAAGGGGTCTGCTCCGGCGCGGCTGACGGCTACGCGCGCATGACCGGCCGGCCCGCCGCCACTCTGCTGCACCTCGGGCCCGGCCTTGCCAACGGCCTCTCCAATTTCCACAACGCCCGCAAAGCCCGTTCACCCATCCTCAACATTGTCGGCGAACACTCCACTCAGCACCTGCGCTACGACGCTCCGCTGACGGCCGACGTCGAGGCCTTCGCCCGGCCCGTCTCCGGTTGGGTTCGAACGCTCGCTTTCGCTGGGAACATGGGCGCGGTGGCCGCCCAGGCCATCCGGGCCGCCTATGGTCCGCCCGGACAGGTGGCCAGCCTCATCATTCCGGCTGACCACTCCTGGAGCCCGGCGGGCGCCCCTGGCCCCGCGGTCCAGAAACCCACGCGCGCCGTTCCGTCGGTTGACCGCATCCGCACCATCCTGAACGAACCCGGCGTTGCCTTGCTGCTGGGCGGTTCGGCTCTCTCGGAACAGGGCTTGCTTGCCGCGTCTCGGCTGGGCATACCTGTGTTCCTCAATCGCAACAGCGGACGAATCCCGCGCGGCGCTCCCTGGTCACCCGCCCAACGTGTGCCCTATTTTCCGGAACTGGCCGAAGCCCTGCTGGCCGGCATCCGGCACATGATTCTGGTCGAGGCTGAGGCACCCGTATCGTTCTTCGGCTATCCCAACCGCCGCAGCACCATGGCGCCCGAGGACTGCGTCTTTCACACACTCGCGGCGCAGAACGAAGACGGTGTGGCCGCACTGGAGGCGCTCGGCGCCGGCTTCCCCGCCCCTGCACTGCCCCGCCCGGCGCCATTGAAACTCCCTGCCGACGGCCCGCTCACACCCGACACCATCGGCGCCGCCATCGCGGCCCTCCTGCCCGAAAACGCCATCGTCTCCGACGAAATGGTCTCCAGCAGCGAACCCGTCCATTTACACCTGGAACGCGCACCGGCACATGACCTTCTACCGGTCACCGGCGGTTCCATCGGCCAGGGACTGCCGGTCGCCGTCGGCGCGGCACTGGCCTGCCCCGATCGCAAAGTGATCGCGCTGGAGGCCGACGGCAGCGGTCTCTACACGCCACAGTCCCTCTGGACCATGGCCCGCGAGCACCTGGACGTCACCGTCGTCATCTTCGCCAACCGCCGCTACCGCATTCTCGACGTCGAGATGAAGCGCACCGGCACAACCGTCATCGGACCGCGTGCCGATGAACTCGTCGACCTGACGAGACCGGACATCGACTGGCGGAAACTGGGCGAATCCTTCGGCGTGGAGTCGGTTAGTGCCACGTCCACATCGGAATTTGTCGATCACTTGCGCGCGGCCATGAACCGCAAGGGCCCGTTCCTCATCGAAGCGGTCCTGGCGTGCGAGTAG
- a CDS encoding aldo/keto reductase: MAENTRRQFFQSVAATAALAEEVLAQTSSASETGVPTRLLGKTGVRVSMLGVGGAHAGRDRDDNACVRLIQTAIDEGMTFLDNAWEYNGGRSEVVMGKALGMDGYRKKAFLMTKVCSREYDGAMQQLEESLKRLQTDHIDLWQFHECNYHNDPDWVFEKGGIRAALEAKKQGKIRFIGFTGHKTPAIHRRMLAKEFAWDTAQMPNNLLDSQFLSFREEVMPICLQKKMGIVGMKGCCGDGRPIKAGLLTVEECYRYCLTQPVSVQVVGLSNLEELQTALKIARSFKPLTAAEKATLLSKVKDVQFDGRYELFKTSKRYDSAYHRTQHGFETQGV; encoded by the coding sequence ATGGCAGAAAACACCCGGCGGCAGTTCTTTCAGAGCGTGGCGGCGACGGCTGCCCTGGCTGAGGAGGTCCTGGCGCAAACCAGCAGTGCATCGGAGACCGGCGTACCCACGCGGCTGCTGGGCAAGACGGGCGTGCGTGTATCGATGCTCGGAGTGGGCGGCGCGCACGCGGGCCGTGATCGCGACGACAACGCCTGTGTGCGGCTGATCCAGACTGCGATCGACGAAGGGATGACCTTCCTCGACAACGCCTGGGAGTATAACGGCGGGCGCAGCGAAGTCGTGATGGGTAAAGCGCTCGGCATGGATGGCTACCGCAAGAAAGCGTTCCTGATGACGAAGGTCTGCAGCCGGGAGTATGACGGCGCGATGCAGCAACTGGAAGAGAGCCTGAAGCGCCTGCAGACGGATCATATTGATCTCTGGCAGTTCCACGAGTGCAACTACCACAATGATCCGGATTGGGTGTTCGAAAAGGGCGGCATCCGAGCGGCGCTCGAAGCCAAGAAGCAGGGCAAGATCCGATTCATCGGTTTCACGGGACACAAGACTCCGGCGATTCACAGGCGGATGCTGGCCAAGGAGTTCGCCTGGGATACGGCACAGATGCCGAACAACCTGCTGGATTCGCAGTTCCTCAGTTTCCGCGAGGAGGTGATGCCGATCTGCCTGCAGAAGAAGATGGGCATTGTCGGGATGAAGGGCTGCTGCGGCGACGGGCGGCCTATCAAGGCCGGGCTGCTGACCGTGGAAGAGTGCTACCGCTATTGCCTGACGCAGCCGGTGAGCGTGCAAGTGGTGGGGCTCTCGAATCTCGAGGAACTGCAGACAGCGCTGAAAATCGCTCGGTCGTTCAAGCCACTGACCGCGGCGGAAAAGGCAACACTGCTGAGCAAGGTGAAGGACGTGCAGTTCGACGGGCGGTATGAGCTGTTCAAGACCAGCAAGCGCTATGACAGCGCATACCATCGGACACAGCACGGCTTTGAGACGCAGGGTGTCTGA
- a CDS encoding amidase, translating into MNRRKFLGASAAALGLAACARGPARRGPFELEELSFESLAAGLRSGRWTSRQLLELYVNRIQDLDSGEWKLNAIIEHNPDAARLADELDTERRQRGPRSVLHGVPIVLKDNIDTGDRMMTTAGSLALDGWHAPVDAPVAARLRAAGALILGKTNLSEWANFRSTHSCSGWSGRGGQTRNPYALNRSPSGSSSGTGTAVAANLCAAGIGSETDGSVVSPASVNGLVGIKPTLGLLPGNGIIPIAHSQDTAGPMARTVRDAAILLGIMAGKDFTKELRSEALNGARLGIARKFFERNPKMDGFLNKQIDVLKRCGAVIVDPADLPSHGKSGMEEFEVLLYEYKTDLDAYLARQPQGRPVRSMRDLIDFNEKNRVREMPHFGQEILLQSVEKGPLTEKKYLDARAACLRLSRDEGIDAVLAQHKIDAIVTLTNGPAWCIDWVNGDYDTGGCSTPPAVAGYPHVTVPAGLVDGLPVGLSFFSTAWRDQRLINLAYAFEQQTKARTQPQFRIIE; encoded by the coding sequence ATGAATCGCAGGAAGTTTCTCGGAGCCAGTGCCGCCGCCCTCGGCCTGGCCGCCTGTGCGCGAGGGCCCGCCCGCCGCGGCCCCTTTGAACTGGAGGAGCTCAGTTTCGAAAGTCTCGCCGCGGGTCTTCGCTCCGGCCGCTGGACGTCCCGCCAACTCCTGGAACTCTACGTTAACAGGATCCAGGATCTCGACAGCGGAGAGTGGAAACTCAACGCCATCATCGAGCACAATCCGGACGCGGCGAGGCTGGCCGACGAACTGGACACCGAGCGGCGACAGCGCGGCCCGCGTAGCGTTCTGCACGGCGTGCCCATTGTTCTCAAGGACAACATCGATACCGGCGACCGCATGATGACCACCGCCGGCTCGCTCGCCCTCGACGGCTGGCACGCGCCCGTCGATGCTCCCGTCGCCGCTCGCCTGCGCGCCGCCGGAGCCCTCATTCTGGGCAAGACGAATCTCAGCGAATGGGCCAATTTCCGCTCTACCCACTCCTGCAGCGGCTGGAGCGGACGCGGCGGCCAGACCCGCAATCCCTACGCCCTGAACCGCAGCCCCTCCGGCTCCAGCAGCGGCACCGGCACCGCTGTCGCAGCTAATCTCTGCGCCGCCGGCATCGGCAGTGAAACCGATGGCTCCGTCGTTAGCCCCGCCTCCGTCAACGGCCTGGTGGGCATCAAACCCACCCTCGGGCTCCTGCCCGGCAACGGCATCATCCCCATCGCACACAGCCAGGACACCGCCGGCCCCATGGCCCGCACCGTCCGCGACGCCGCCATATTGCTAGGCATCATGGCCGGCAAGGACTTCACCAAAGAACTGCGGTCCGAAGCCCTCAACGGCGCTCGCCTCGGCATCGCCCGGAAATTCTTTGAACGCAATCCGAAGATGGACGGCTTCCTTAACAAACAAATCGACGTCCTCAAACGCTGTGGCGCTGTCATCGTCGATCCGGCCGACCTGCCCTCCCACGGCAAATCCGGCATGGAGGAGTTCGAGGTCCTGCTCTACGAGTACAAGACCGATCTCGACGCCTATCTCGCTCGCCAGCCCCAGGGCCGGCCGGTGCGCTCCATGCGCGACCTCATCGATTTCAATGAGAAGAACCGCGTCCGCGAGATGCCCCACTTCGGCCAGGAGATCCTCCTCCAGTCCGTCGAGAAGGGCCCGCTTACCGAGAAGAAGTATCTCGACGCCCGAGCCGCCTGCCTGCGCCTGAGCCGCGACGAAGGCATCGACGCCGTGCTGGCTCAGCACAAGATCGACGCCATCGTCACGCTGACCAACGGACCGGCCTGGTGCATCGACTGGGTCAACGGAGACTACGACACCGGCGGCTGCTCCACTCCGCCTGCAGTCGCCGGCTACCCGCACGTCACCGTGCCCGCCGGACTGGTCGACGGCTTGCCTGTTGGGCTGTCATTCTTCTCCACCGCCTGGCGCGACCAGCGACTCATCAACCTGGCCTATGCCTTCGAGCAGCAGACCAAGGCGAGGACCCAGCCGCAGTTCCGCATCATCGAGTAG
- a CDS encoding ankyrin repeat domain-containing protein, with product MNTIDLTPLPARPSLAQYRKQAKELLKAYKDGDAAVLERVKKFHPRSKDLESAGCALADAQWVLALEHGFESWPKFVKHLEAMLKDSSPASRFEQAVEAVISGDLATLQRLLKEDPSLVQTRSPRVHGAMLLHYVGANGVENYRQKTPLNAVEIARTLLDAGAEVDAECGAYGKGTALGLVATSAHPRDAGVQIPLMELLIERGASLEGAPGGWSILTSALANGRKAAAEYLAELGASLDVEGAAGVGRLDEVRTCFDSDGRLKPEVPEMKLLRGFLWACEYGRQRVIEFLLDRRPDLMRDVSTGMTGLHWAIVGGEVETMRLLIGRGAPLEVENQYGGTALNQALWFAMTAKNGIDYAATIDVLLAAGSLIEPGSLGWIERQEGASQATRERVLASLRRFGAES from the coding sequence ATGAACACAATCGATCTGACGCCCCTGCCGGCTCGTCCGAGCCTGGCACAGTACAGGAAACAAGCCAAGGAACTGCTGAAGGCCTACAAGGACGGAGACGCTGCCGTTCTGGAGCGCGTGAAGAAGTTCCACCCCCGATCGAAGGACCTGGAAAGCGCTGGGTGTGCCCTCGCTGACGCACAGTGGGTGCTGGCGCTGGAGCACGGGTTCGAGAGCTGGCCGAAGTTCGTGAAACATCTGGAGGCGATGCTGAAAGATAGTTCGCCAGCATCGCGATTCGAGCAGGCCGTGGAGGCGGTGATCAGCGGGGATCTGGCCACACTGCAGAGGCTGCTGAAGGAGGATCCGTCGCTGGTGCAGACCCGCTCGCCGCGGGTGCATGGGGCCATGCTGCTGCACTATGTCGGCGCCAATGGGGTGGAGAACTACCGTCAGAAGACGCCTCTCAACGCAGTGGAGATTGCCCGGACACTGCTGGACGCCGGAGCGGAGGTCGACGCGGAATGCGGTGCCTACGGCAAGGGTACGGCGCTGGGATTGGTGGCGACCAGTGCCCATCCGCGGGATGCGGGTGTGCAAATCCCCTTGATGGAATTGCTGATTGAGCGCGGTGCGAGTTTGGAGGGCGCCCCGGGCGGATGGTCGATTCTGACCTCGGCGCTGGCGAACGGGCGAAAGGCGGCGGCTGAGTATTTGGCGGAGCTGGGCGCGAGCCTGGATGTGGAAGGCGCGGCCGGGGTGGGCCGGCTGGATGAGGTGAGGACGTGCTTCGACTCAGACGGCCGGCTGAAGCCGGAGGTCCCGGAGATGAAGCTGTTGCGCGGGTTCCTGTGGGCATGCGAGTACGGCCGTCAACGCGTAATCGAGTTTCTGCTGGACCGGCGGCCAGACCTGATGCGCGATGTCAGTACGGGGATGACGGGCTTGCACTGGGCGATTGTCGGCGGCGAAGTGGAGACGATGAGGCTGCTGATCGGGAGGGGGGCTCCGCTGGAGGTGGAGAACCAGTACGGCGGCACGGCCCTGAACCAGGCTCTGTGGTTCGCCATGACGGCGAAAAACGGTATCGACTACGCGGCCACGATCGACGTGCTGCTGGCGGCGGGTTCGCTGATCGAACCGGGCTCGCTGGGTTGGATCGAGCGGCAGGAGGGCGCCTCCCAGGCTACGAGGGAGCGTGTATTGGCCTCGCTGCGGCGGTTTGGTGCTGAATCGTAA